In the Oncorhynchus keta strain PuntledgeMale-10-30-2019 chromosome 29, Oket_V2, whole genome shotgun sequence genome, one interval contains:
- the LOC127913590 gene encoding uncharacterized protein LOC127913590 isoform X1 encodes MCGIFAHIFSPAVHTSLPEKLRGQVQSCHDLFGLLRGQVQSCHDSFGLLRGQVQSCHDSFGLLRGQVQSCHDSFGLLRGQVQSCHDSFGLLRGQVQSCHDSFGLLRGQVQSCHDSFGLLRGQVQSCHDSFGLLRGQVQSCHDSFGLLRGQVQSCHDSFGLLRGQVQSCHDSFGLLRGQVQSCHDSFGLLRGQVQSCHDSFGLLRGQVQSCHDSFGLLRGQVQSCHDSFGLLRGQVQSCHDSFGLLRGQVQSCHDSFGLLRGQIQSCHDSFGLLRGQVLSCHDSFGLLRGQIQSCHDSFGLLRGQVLSCHDSFGLLRGQVQSCHDSFGLLRGQVQSCHDSFGLLRGQIQSCHDSFGLLRGQVQSCHDSFGLLRGQVQSCHDSFGLLRGQVQSCHDSFGLLRRRLETHV; translated from the exons atgtGCGGTATCTTTGCCCACATTTTCTCCCCAGCTGTTCACACTTCCCTCCCAGAGAAACTAAGAGGCCAGGTCCAGTCCTGTCATGACCTATTTGGCCTGTTGAGAGGCCAGGTCCAGTCCTGTCACGACTCATTTGGCCTGTTGAGAGGCCAGGTCCAGTCCTGTCATGACTCATTTGGCCTGTTGAGAGGCCAGGTCCAGTCCTGTCATGACTCATTTGGCCTGTTGAGAGGCCAG GTCCAGTCCTGTCATGACTCATTTGGCCTGTTAAGAGGCCAGGTCCAGTCCTGTCATGACTCATTTGGCCTGTTGAGAGGCCAGGTCCAGTCCTGTCATGACTCATTTGGCCTGTTGAGAGGCCAGGTCCAGTCCTGTCACGACTCATTTGGCCTGTTAAGAGGCCAGGTCCAGTCCTGTCATGACTCATTTGGCCTGTTGAGAGGCCAGGTCCAGTCCTGTCATGACTCATTTGGCCTGTTGAGAGGCCAG GTCCAGTCCTGTCATGACTCATTTGGCCTGTTAAGAGGCCAGGTCCAGTCCTGTCATGACTCATTTGGCCTGTTGAGAGGCCAGGTCCAGTCCTGTCATGACTCATTTGGCCTGTTGAGAGGCCAGGTCCAGTCCTGTCACGACTCATTTGGCCTGTTAAGAGGCCAGGTCCAGTCCTGTCATGACTCATTTGGCCTGTTGAGAGGCCAGGTCCAGTCCTGTCATGACTCATTTGGCCTGTTGAGAGGCCAG GTCCAGTCCTGTCATGACTCATTTGGCCTGTTGAGAGGCCAGATCCAGTCCTGTCATGACTCATTTGGCCTGTTGAGAGGCCAGGTCCTGTCCTGTCATGACTCATTTGGCCTGTTGAGAGGCCAGATCCAGTCCTGTCATGACTCATTTGGCCTGTTGAGAGGCCAGGTCCTGTCCTGTCATGACTCATTTGGCCTGTTGAGAGGCCAGGTCCAGTCCTGTCATGACTCATTTGGCCTGTTGAGAGGCCAGGTCCAGTCCTGTCATGACTCATTTGGCCTGTTGAGAGGCCAGATCCAGTCCTGTCATGACTCATTTGGCCTGTTGAGAGGCCAGGTCCAGTCCTGTCATGACTCATTTGGCCTGTTGAGAGGCCAGGTCCAGTCCTGTCATGACTCATTTGGCCTGTTGAGAGGCCAGGTCCAGTCCTGTCATGACTCATTTGGCCTGTTGCGGAGGC
- the LOC127913590 gene encoding uncharacterized protein LOC127913590 isoform X3, protein MCGIFAHIFSPAVHTSLPEKLRGQVQSCHDLFGLLRGQVQSCHDSFGLLRGQVQSCHDSFGLLRGQVQSCHDSFGLLRGQVQSCHDSFGLLRGQVQSCHDSFGLLRGQVQSCHDSFGLLRGQVQSCHDSFGLLRGQVQSCHDSFGLLRGQVQSCHDSFGLLRGQVQSCHDSFGLLRGQVQSCHDSFGLLRGQVQSCHDSFGLLRGQVQSCHDSFGLLRGQIQSCHDSFGLLRGQVLSCHDSFGLLRGQIQSCHDSFGLLRGQVLSCHDSFGLLRGQVQSCHDSFGLLRGQVQSCHDSFGLLRGQIQSCHDSFGLLRGQVQSCHDSFGLLRGQVQSCHDSFGLLRGQVQSCHDSFGLLRRRLETHV, encoded by the exons atgtGCGGTATCTTTGCCCACATTTTCTCCCCAGCTGTTCACACTTCCCTCCCAGAGAAACTAAGAGGCCAGGTCCAGTCCTGTCATGACCTATTTGGCCTGTTGAGAGGCCAGGTCCAGTCCTGTCACGACTCATTTGGCCTGTTGAGAGGCCAGGTCCAGTCCTGTCATGACTCATTTGGCCTGTTGAGAGGCCAGGTCCAGTCCTGTCATGACTCATTTGGCCTGTTGAGAGGCCAG GTCCAGTCCTGTCATGACTCATTTGGCCTGTTAAGAGGCCAGGTCCAGTCCTGTCATGACTCATTTGGCCTGTTGAGAGGCCAGGTCCAGTCCTGTCATGACTCATTTGGCCTGTTGAGAGGCCAGGTCCAGTCCTGTCACGACTCATTTGGCCTGTTAAGAGGCCAGGTCCAGTCCTGTCATGACTCATTTGGCCTGTTGAGAGGCCAGGTCCAGTCCTGTCATGACTCATTTGGCCTGTTGAGAGGCCAG GTCCAGTCCTGTCATGACTCATTTGGCCTGTTAAGAGGCCAGGTCCAGTCCTGTCATGACTCATTTGGCCTGTTGAGAGGCCAGGTCCAGTCCTGTCATGACTCATTTGGCCTGTTGAGAGGCCAG GTCCAGTCCTGTCATGACTCATTTGGCCTGTTGAGAGGCCAGATCCAGTCCTGTCATGACTCATTTGGCCTGTTGAGAGGCCAGGTCCTGTCCTGTCATGACTCATTTGGCCTGTTGAGAGGCCAGATCCAGTCCTGTCATGACTCATTTGGCCTGTTGAGAGGCCAGGTCCTGTCCTGTCATGACTCATTTGGCCTGTTGAGAGGCCAGGTCCAGTCCTGTCATGACTCATTTGGCCTGTTGAGAGGCCAGGTCCAGTCCTGTCATGACTCATTTGGCCTGTTGAGAGGCCAGATCCAGTCCTGTCATGACTCATTTGGCCTGTTGAGAGGCCAGGTCCAGTCCTGTCATGACTCATTTGGCCTGTTGAGAGGCCAGGTCCAGTCCTGTCATGACTCATTTGGCCTGTTGAGAGGCCAGGTCCAGTCCTGTCATGACTCATTTGGCCTGTTGCGGAGGC
- the LOC127913590 gene encoding uncharacterized protein LOC127913590 isoform X2 produces MCGIFAHIFSPAVHTSLPEKLRGQVQSCHDLFGLLRGQVQSCHDSFGLLRGQVQSCHDSFGLLRGQVQSCHDSFGLLRGQVQSCHDSFGLLRGQVQSCHDSFGLLRGQVQSCHDSFGLLRGQVQSCHDSFGLLRGQVQSCHDSFGLLRGQVQSCHDSFGLLRGQVQSCHDSFGLLRGQVQSCHDSFGLLRGQVQSCHDSFGLLRGQVQSCHDSFGLLRGQVQSCHDSFGLLRGQVQSCHDSFGLLRGQIQSCHDSFGLLRGQVLSCHDSFGLLRGQIQSCHDSFGLLRGQVLSCHDSFGLLRGQVQSCHDSFGLLRGQVQSCHDSFGLLRGQIQSCHDSFGLLRGQVQSCHDSFGLLRGQVQSCHDSFGLLRGQVQSCHDSFGLLRRRLETHV; encoded by the exons atgtGCGGTATCTTTGCCCACATTTTCTCCCCAGCTGTTCACACTTCCCTCCCAGAGAAACTAAGAGGCCAGGTCCAGTCCTGTCATGACCTATTTGGCCTGTTGAGAGGCCAGGTCCAGTCCTGTCACGACTCATTTGGCCTGTTGAGAGGCCAGGTCCAGTCCTGTCATGACTCATTTGGCCTGTTGAGAGGCCAGGTCCAGTCCTGTCATGACTCATTTGGCCTGTTGAGAGGCCAG GTCCAGTCCTGTCATGACTCATTTGGCCTGTTGAGAGGCCAGGTCCAGTCCTGTCATGACTCATTTGGCCTGTTGAGAGGCCAGGTCCAGTCCTGTCACGACTCATTTGGCCTGTTAAGAGGCCAGGTCCAGTCCTGTCATGACTCATTTGGCCTGTTGAGAGGCCAGGTCCAGTCCTGTCATGACTCATTTGGCCTGTTGAGAGGCCAG GTCCAGTCCTGTCATGACTCATTTGGCCTGTTAAGAGGCCAGGTCCAGTCCTGTCATGACTCATTTGGCCTGTTGAGAGGCCAGGTCCAGTCCTGTCATGACTCATTTGGCCTGTTGAGAGGCCAGGTCCAGTCCTGTCACGACTCATTTGGCCTGTTAAGAGGCCAGGTCCAGTCCTGTCATGACTCATTTGGCCTGTTGAGAGGCCAGGTCCAGTCCTGTCATGACTCATTTGGCCTGTTGAGAGGCCAG GTCCAGTCCTGTCATGACTCATTTGGCCTGTTGAGAGGCCAGATCCAGTCCTGTCATGACTCATTTGGCCTGTTGAGAGGCCAGGTCCTGTCCTGTCATGACTCATTTGGCCTGTTGAGAGGCCAGATCCAGTCCTGTCATGACTCATTTGGCCTGTTGAGAGGCCAGGTCCTGTCCTGTCATGACTCATTTGGCCTGTTGAGAGGCCAGGTCCAGTCCTGTCATGACTCATTTGGCCTGTTGAGAGGCCAGGTCCAGTCCTGTCATGACTCATTTGGCCTGTTGAGAGGCCAGATCCAGTCCTGTCATGACTCATTTGGCCTGTTGAGAGGCCAGGTCCAGTCCTGTCATGACTCATTTGGCCTGTTGAGAGGCCAGGTCCAGTCCTGTCATGACTCATTTGGCCTGTTGAGAGGCCAGGTCCAGTCCTGTCATGACTCATTTGGCCTGTTGCGGAGGC
- the LOC127913590 gene encoding uncharacterized protein LOC127913590 isoform X4, producing MCGIFAHIFSPAVHTSLPEKLRGQVQSCHDLFGLLRGQVQSCHDSFGLLRGQVQSCHDSFGLLRGQVQSCHDSFGLLRGQVQSCHDSFGLLRGQVQSCHDSFGLLRGQVQSCHDSFGLLRGQVQSCHDSFGLLRGQVQSCHDSFGLLRGQVQSCHDSFGLLRGQVQSCHDSFGLLRGQVQSCHDSFGLLRGQVQSCHDSFGLLRGQVQSCHDSFGLLRGQIQSCHDSFGLLRGQVLSCHDSFGLLRGQIQSCHDSFGLLRGQVLSCHDSFGLLRGQVQSCHDSFGLLRGQVQSCHDSFGLLRGQIQSCHDSFGLLRGQVQSCHDSFGLLRGQVQSCHDSFGLLRGQVQSCHDSFGLLRRRLETHV from the exons atgtGCGGTATCTTTGCCCACATTTTCTCCCCAGCTGTTCACACTTCCCTCCCAGAGAAACTAAGAGGCCAGGTCCAGTCCTGTCATGACCTATTTGGCCTGTTGAGAGGCCAGGTCCAGTCCTGTCACGACTCATTTGGCCTGTTGAGAGGCCAGGTCCAGTCCTGTCATGACTCATTTGGCCTGTTGAGAGGCCAGGTCCAGTCCTGTCATGACTCATTTGGCCTGTTGAGAGGCCAG GTCCAGTCCTGTCATGACTCATTTGGCCTGTTAAGAGGCCAGGTCCAGTCCTGTCATGACTCATTTGGCCTGTTGAGAGGCCAGGTCCAGTCCTGTCATGACTCATTTGGCCTGTTGAGAGGCCAG GTCCAGTCCTGTCATGACTCATTTGGCCTGTTAAGAGGCCAGGTCCAGTCCTGTCATGACTCATTTGGCCTGTTGAGAGGCCAGGTCCAGTCCTGTCATGACTCATTTGGCCTGTTGAGAGGCCAGGTCCAGTCCTGTCACGACTCATTTGGCCTGTTAAGAGGCCAGGTCCAGTCCTGTCATGACTCATTTGGCCTGTTGAGAGGCCAGGTCCAGTCCTGTCATGACTCATTTGGCCTGTTGAGAGGCCAG GTCCAGTCCTGTCATGACTCATTTGGCCTGTTGAGAGGCCAGATCCAGTCCTGTCATGACTCATTTGGCCTGTTGAGAGGCCAGGTCCTGTCCTGTCATGACTCATTTGGCCTGTTGAGAGGCCAGATCCAGTCCTGTCATGACTCATTTGGCCTGTTGAGAGGCCAGGTCCTGTCCTGTCATGACTCATTTGGCCTGTTGAGAGGCCAGGTCCAGTCCTGTCATGACTCATTTGGCCTGTTGAGAGGCCAGGTCCAGTCCTGTCATGACTCATTTGGCCTGTTGAGAGGCCAGATCCAGTCCTGTCATGACTCATTTGGCCTGTTGAGAGGCCAGGTCCAGTCCTGTCATGACTCATTTGGCCTGTTGAGAGGCCAGGTCCAGTCCTGTCATGACTCATTTGGCCTGTTGAGAGGCCAGGTCCAGTCCTGTCATGACTCATTTGGCCTGTTGCGGAGGC
- the LOC127913590 gene encoding uncharacterized protein LOC127913590 isoform X5, producing the protein MCGIFAHIFSPAVHTSLPEKLRGQVQSCHDLFGLLRGQVQSCHDSFGLLRGQVQSCHDSFGLLRGQVQSCHDSFGLLRGQVQSCHDSFGLLRGQVQSCHDSFGLLRGQVQSCHDSFGLLRGQVQSCHDSFGLLRGQVQSCHDSFGLLRGQVQSCHDSFGLLRGQVQSCHDSFGLLRGQIQSCHDSFGLLRGQVLSCHDSFGLLRGQIQSCHDSFGLLRGQVLSCHDSFGLLRGQVQSCHDSFGLLRGQVQSCHDSFGLLRGQIQSCHDSFGLLRGQVQSCHDSFGLLRGQVQSCHDSFGLLRGQVQSCHDSFGLLRRRLETHV; encoded by the exons atgtGCGGTATCTTTGCCCACATTTTCTCCCCAGCTGTTCACACTTCCCTCCCAGAGAAACTAAGAGGCCAGGTCCAGTCCTGTCATGACCTATTTGGCCTGTTGAGAGGCCAGGTCCAGTCCTGTCACGACTCATTTGGCCTGTTGAGAGGCCAGGTCCAGTCCTGTCATGACTCATTTGGCCTGTTGAGAGGCCAGGTCCAGTCCTGTCATGACTCATTTGGCCTGTTGAGAGGCCAG GTCCAGTCCTGTCATGACTCATTTGGCCTGTTAAGAGGCCAGGTCCAGTCCTGTCATGACTCATTTGGCCTGTTGAGAGGCCAGGTCCAGTCCTGTCATGACTCATTTGGCCTGTTGAGAGGCCAGGTCCAGTCCTGTCACGACTCATTTGGCCTGTTAAGAGGCCAGGTCCAGTCCTGTCATGACTCATTTGGCCTGTTGAGAGGCCAGGTCCAGTCCTGTCATGACTCATTTGGCCTGTTGAGAGGCCAG GTCCAGTCCTGTCATGACTCATTTGGCCTGTTGAGAGGCCAGATCCAGTCCTGTCATGACTCATTTGGCCTGTTGAGAGGCCAGGTCCTGTCCTGTCATGACTCATTTGGCCTGTTGAGAGGCCAGATCCAGTCCTGTCATGACTCATTTGGCCTGTTGAGAGGCCAGGTCCTGTCCTGTCATGACTCATTTGGCCTGTTGAGAGGCCAGGTCCAGTCCTGTCATGACTCATTTGGCCTGTTGAGAGGCCAGGTCCAGTCCTGTCATGACTCATTTGGCCTGTTGAGAGGCCAGATCCAGTCCTGTCATGACTCATTTGGCCTGTTGAGAGGCCAGGTCCAGTCCTGTCATGACTCATTTGGCCTGTTGAGAGGCCAGGTCCAGTCCTGTCATGACTCATTTGGCCTGTTGAGAGGCCAGGTCCAGTCCTGTCATGACTCATTTGGCCTGTTGCGGAGGC